The following is a genomic window from Pseudomonas parafulva.
GCTGACCTCACGGCCGTTGCGCTCCAGTCCGGCGATGCGCGCCATGTCCTGTTCGTCCAGGCGCAGGTCGCGGGCGAGCAGGTTGCTGGCCAGGTTCTCACGTTTGGTGGAGGAGGGAATGACCGCATAGCCTAGCTGCAAGGCCCAGGCTAGAGCAACTTGAGCGACGCTGGCCTGGTGCTTGCTGGCGATCTCGGCCAGCACCGGATCCTTGAGCACCTTGCCGTAGGCCAGGGTCATGTACGAGGTCACGGCGATGCCCTGCTCGCCGAGGAAATCGGCCAATCGACGGTTTTGCAGATAGGGGCTCAGTTCGATTTGGTTAGTGGCGATTTCGCCCTTGCCGACCACCTCGATGGCCTGACGCGTCAGTTCGATGTTGAAATTGGAAATACCGATCTGCCGGGTCAATCCTGCCCGTTTGGCCTCGGCCAGTGCGGTCATGAATTCACGCAGTTCCACGCCGTTGCCCGGTGCCGGCCAATGGATCAGGGTCAGGTCGACCTGGTCGGTGCGCAGTTTGCTCAAGCTTTCGCGCAGGCTGGGGATCAGCTTGTCGGCAGCGTAATTGTGGGTCCAGATCTTGGTGGTCAGGAACAACTGGTCGCGAGCCACGCCACTCTCGGCGAGAGCCTGGCCGACATCGGCTTCGTTCTTGTAGATCTGCGCGGTGTCGATGGCGCGGTAGCCCAGTTGCAGGGCCGTCTTGACCGAGTCGATGATGGTTTGACCGGTAAGGCGATAGGTGCCGAGGCCGAAGGCAGGGATAGTCATGCAAGATGCTCCACGCAAAGGATGATCGAATTCATTCGAGCCGGGAGCAGTGTGAAGGTTGCAGCGCAAATGATTAAGCACGCTGCCGGGCAAGCACTTTTGCGTTCAAATCATCAATCCAACCGTCTGGCCTGCCGGGCGCGAAATACACGCCCGGCACGGTGAATGCGATCAGGGCTGCGCCTGCGCCAGCGGGCGAGCGTCCTTCTGCACCTGCTCCCAGACCCGCAGGAAGTTGCCGGCCCAGAGCTTGGCGATGTCGGTCTCGCTGTAGCCGCGGCTGAGCAGTTCGGCCGTGACGTTGCGGATCTCGCTGACGTCTTTCCAGCCTTCCAGGCCGCCGCCATCGTTGAAGTCCGAACTCAGGCCCACATGGTCGATACCGACCTTCTTGACCGTGTAGTCGATGGCGTCGGCGTACTGCTTGAGCGTCGCCTTGGGCTCTTCTTCGAGAATCGCGTAGAGGCTGCTGGCGTATTCGCCGAAACGCGATTCGGGCCAGATGGCGATCACTGCATCGCCCGGCATCAACGCGTTGGCCAAGCCTTGCAACGGCTGCAGGTCGAAGCGCGCGCGCAGGGCTTCGAGCTTCTCCAATACCGGCTTGCTCAGCGGTTTGAGGTACTGCCCAAAGCCGACTACCTGGATCACGCCGCCGCTGTCCTTGATCAGCTGCATTTCCTTGTCGGACAGGTTGCGCGGAATGTCTACCAGGGCCCGGGGCGC
Proteins encoded in this region:
- the dkgB gene encoding 2,5-didehydrogluconate reductase DkgB, translated to MTIPAFGLGTYRLTGQTIIDSVKTALQLGYRAIDTAQIYKNEADVGQALAESGVARDQLFLTTKIWTHNYAADKLIPSLRESLSKLRTDQVDLTLIHWPAPGNGVELREFMTALAEAKRAGLTRQIGISNFNIELTRQAIEVVGKGEIATNQIELSPYLQNRRLADFLGEQGIAVTSYMTLAYGKVLKDPVLAEIASKHQASVAQVALAWALQLGYAVIPSSTKRENLASNLLARDLRLDEQDMARIAGLERNGREVSPAGLAPAWD